In a genomic window of Pedobacter sp. KBS0701:
- a CDS encoding phosphatase PAP2 family protein yields the protein MQQEILLKNSFYNLRNIYLTVAVSVGYLLLSVLLVGFKTDQLVLIFIFNSLFYISAGTRRFILGFSIFIVYWILFDYMKAFPNYLFNTVHIKDLYDLEKSIFGINHSGLKLTPNEYWKLNSTSFLDVLTGLFYLMWVPVPLAFATYLFFKNKEQFVRFSLTFVWVNLLGFVVYYAFPAAPPWYVQEHGFDFIAKTAGNTAGLARFDHYFNITLFKGIYSKGSNVFAAMPSLHSSYPVIVVYYGLKNRLGKINIFFFTVMLGIWFSAVYTSHHYTLDVLAGLSCAFLGIISFNYLMRKTALKRFEKNLTKAISD from the coding sequence ATGCAGCAAGAAATTTTGCTTAAAAACAGTTTTTATAATCTTCGGAATATTTATCTGACAGTTGCTGTATCTGTTGGATATCTATTGTTATCAGTATTACTGGTCGGCTTTAAAACCGATCAGCTGGTGCTGATTTTTATTTTTAACAGCCTGTTTTATATTTCTGCAGGGACAAGGCGTTTCATTCTCGGTTTTTCGATCTTCATTGTTTATTGGATCCTTTTTGATTACATGAAGGCCTTTCCGAATTACCTGTTCAATACCGTCCATATTAAAGATTTATACGATCTGGAGAAAAGTATTTTTGGTATTAACCATAGCGGTTTAAAACTTACACCAAACGAATATTGGAAACTGAACAGCACCTCGTTTTTAGATGTACTTACCGGGCTATTCTACCTCATGTGGGTACCGGTTCCACTGGCTTTTGCTACTTACCTGTTCTTTAAAAACAAAGAACAATTTGTTCGGTTCTCGCTCACCTTTGTTTGGGTAAACCTGTTGGGTTTTGTAGTTTATTACGCTTTTCCGGCTGCACCACCCTGGTATGTGCAGGAACATGGTTTTGACTTTATCGCCAAAACAGCTGGGAATACTGCGGGTTTAGCCCGGTTCGATCACTATTTTAATATTACACTCTTTAAGGGAATATACAGTAAAGGTTCTAACGTGTTTGCGGCCATGCCATCGTTGCACTCATCATATCCCGTTATTGTTGTTTATTATGGTTTAAAAAACCGTTTGGGGAAAATTAATATTTTCTTTTTTACAGTAATGCTTGGCATCTGGTTTTCGGCCGTTTATACCAGTCATCATTATACGCTTGATGTATTAGCAGGATTAAGCTGCGCATTTTTGGGTATTATTTCTTTCAATTATTTAATGCGTAAGACAGCTTTGAAGCGCTTTGAGAAAAACCTAACCAAGGCTATTAGTGATTAG
- a CDS encoding inositol-3-phosphate synthase produces the protein MKQQVKAAEGKLGILMPGLGAVATTMIAGVAAIKKGISKPIGSLTQMGTIRLGKRTEKKEPKIKDFVPLANLEDLVFGGWDVYEDNVYEAALNARVLDANLLRDVREELQAIKPMRAAFDRNYVKNLDGKYVKDIDNRYELALAVMEDIKNFKAANNCDRIVLVWCGSTEIYFEPSEVHESLAAFEQGLRDNDLRIAPSMIYAYAALKLGIPFANGAPNLTVDIPALIELAKETDTPIAGKDFKTGQTLMKTILAPGLAARSLGVNGWFSDNILGNRDGLVLDDPDNFKTKEVSKLGVLEDIFKPEVNPDLYGDMYHKIRINYYPPHGDNKESWDNIDIFGWLGYKMQIKINFLCRDSILAAPIVLDLALFIDLAKRSNLSGIQEWLSFYLKSPQTIPGVPAENDIFKQLMKLQNTLRYIMGEELITHLGQDYEEELIETV, from the coding sequence ATGAAACAACAAGTAAAAGCAGCTGAAGGTAAGCTGGGAATATTAATGCCAGGACTTGGCGCTGTAGCTACAACCATGATCGCCGGAGTTGCTGCAATTAAAAAAGGCATCTCAAAACCGATCGGTTCGTTGACGCAGATGGGGACGATCCGTTTGGGTAAAAGAACAGAAAAAAAAGAGCCAAAAATTAAAGATTTTGTGCCTTTAGCCAATCTGGAAGATTTAGTTTTCGGTGGTTGGGATGTGTACGAAGATAATGTTTACGAAGCTGCGTTAAACGCCCGTGTACTGGATGCCAACCTTTTGCGCGATGTGCGTGAAGAGTTGCAGGCCATTAAACCAATGCGTGCTGCTTTCGACAGAAACTACGTAAAAAACCTGGATGGTAAATATGTAAAAGACATCGATAACCGTTACGAACTGGCTTTAGCCGTAATGGAAGATATTAAAAACTTCAAGGCCGCAAACAACTGCGACCGTATTGTATTGGTTTGGTGTGGTTCTACCGAAATTTATTTCGAACCATCAGAAGTGCACGAATCGCTTGCTGCATTTGAGCAAGGTTTAAGAGATAACGATTTGCGTATTGCGCCAAGTATGATTTACGCCTATGCTGCATTAAAATTGGGCATTCCATTCGCTAATGGTGCACCAAACTTAACGGTTGATATTCCTGCATTGATCGAACTGGCTAAAGAAACCGATACCCCAATTGCAGGTAAAGATTTCAAAACCGGTCAAACCTTAATGAAAACCATTTTGGCACCAGGTTTAGCTGCACGTTCATTAGGTGTAAATGGTTGGTTCTCAGATAATATTTTAGGCAACCGGGATGGTTTGGTGTTAGACGATCCGGATAACTTTAAAACCAAAGAAGTATCTAAACTGGGTGTACTGGAAGATATTTTCAAACCAGAAGTTAACCCGGATTTGTATGGCGATATGTACCACAAAATCAGGATCAACTATTATCCGCCTCACGGTGATAACAAAGAAAGCTGGGATAACATCGATATTTTCGGTTGGTTGGGTTACAAAATGCAGATCAAAATCAATTTCCTTTGCCGCGACTCAATTTTAGCTGCACCGATTGTATTGGATCTTGCTTTGTTTATCGATCTGGCTAAACGCTCAAATCTATCGGGTATCCAGGAGTGGTTATCATTCTACTTAAAATCGCCACAAACGATCCCAGGTGTACCTGCAGAAAACGACATTTTCAAACAGTTAATGAAACTTCAGAATACCTTACGTTACATCATGGGCGAAGAGTTGATTACCCATTTAGGTCAGGATTACGAAGAAGAACTGATAGAAACCGTATAG
- a CDS encoding sterol desaturase family protein, whose translation MKKNFVSNSKSSIRMFKNDFLESLSKVQFYVPLVVYVPVIGFLFWKALAEIQMPVLNFAGWFLLGLAIWTITEYILHRYVFHFEPDVEWGKKIHFIFHGVHHDYPNDAKRLVMPPSASIPMALGFYFLFDWILPATTVYPFFSGFMIGYLFYDMVHYALHHANFKSGFWKQLKQHHMLHHYSDSTKGYGVSWTFWDHIFRSNFDKK comes from the coding sequence ATGAAAAAGAATTTTGTTTCAAATTCGAAATCATCCATCAGGATGTTTAAAAACGACTTTTTAGAAAGCCTCTCAAAAGTACAATTTTATGTGCCTTTGGTGGTATATGTACCCGTTATCGGTTTTCTTTTTTGGAAAGCATTGGCAGAAATACAGATGCCTGTTTTAAATTTTGCAGGCTGGTTTTTGTTGGGCTTAGCCATCTGGACCATCACTGAATACATTCTGCACCGCTATGTTTTTCATTTCGAACCAGATGTAGAATGGGGCAAGAAAATCCATTTTATTTTTCATGGAGTACACCACGATTACCCCAATGATGCCAAAAGATTGGTGATGCCACCTTCAGCCAGTATCCCGATGGCCTTAGGTTTTTACTTTCTCTTCGATTGGATATTACCCGCAACCACCGTTTATCCGTTTTTCTCAGGGTTTATGATCGGTTATCTCTTTTACGATATGGTGCATTACGCACTTCACCATGCCAATTTTAAAAGCGGCTTCTGGAAACAGCTAAAGCAACACCACATGCTTCACCATTATTCCGATTCGACAAAAGGTTATGGGGTAAGCTGGACTTTTTGGGACCATATTTTTAGGTCTAATTTTGATAAAAAATAA
- a CDS encoding DUF5686 and carboxypeptidase-like regulatory domain-containing protein — protein MKAIYSFFLFLIPGFILQVNVFAQRTVVSGTVRDAVTKETLPNVSVFFKDTQIGTQTDVNGKYTLFSPNPQGEISFNYVGYRTVFKNIVPSATQEFDVALVPDARALDEVVIVGGKKVRYRNKDNPAVELIRQVIAHKEENRIKSYNTASFREYEKMLFSLSNVSDKFKSKRMFRNYQFLFQEQDSTLIGGKNLLPVYIQEKLADHYLSKDPEKNKTIVIAEKQVNFDSRYIDNKGMKTYFDRMYQDIDIYKNNISVISNEFLSPIADGAPAFYKFFITDTLKNQKPQVIELSFTPRNTNDMLFQGKIYVTNDSHYAVTGASFGVNKNINLNFVRALKVDLDFEANNKGKYSLSKSNLLADFGIGKTKGIGFTGERTVTFKNYQFDTVLPDSVFQGKSTVVLADAGKKDDKFWEKNRLDTISKNQLKIYGNIDTLQNLPSFKRTMKIVTLLFAGYQNLGPYEIGPVNTFYSFNNVEGLRLRFGGRTTPELSKRYYFENYLAYGIKDEKWKFFLSGTYSLNNKSIYEFPQNYIRASFQRDTKIPGQELQFVQEDNFLLSFKRGVNDMLLYNDFYRLDYVKEFENHFSYNLGFKKWSQTPAGGLNYLNSNNQLINRLTTSEVSLQLRYAPNEKFYQGKIYRVPIADRYPVFNLRYTAGLKGVLGGEYNYHNLLGSIDKRFYLSQLGYSDVTVEGSYIAGKVPFPLLDIHRANQTYAYQLNSYNLMNFLEFVSDHYVSINIDHNFNGFFFNKVPLLKRLKLREVVSFKALYGGLRDENNPNFQSGLYQLPVYENGAQRTYALGNDPYMEGSVGVGNIFKLLRVDLVKRFNYLNHPEVSEWGIRARVKFDF, from the coding sequence ATGAAAGCGATTTATTCATTTTTTTTATTCCTGATCCCAGGTTTTATTTTGCAGGTAAATGTTTTTGCTCAAAGAACCGTGGTGTCTGGAACCGTGCGCGATGCCGTAACCAAAGAAACGCTGCCCAATGTTTCCGTTTTCTTTAAAGATACCCAAATTGGTACACAGACCGATGTAAATGGAAAATATACACTCTTTTCGCCTAACCCACAAGGTGAAATCAGTTTCAACTACGTAGGTTACCGAACCGTTTTCAAAAATATTGTGCCCTCTGCTACGCAGGAATTTGACGTAGCCTTAGTACCCGATGCAAGGGCTTTGGACGAAGTGGTTATTGTGGGCGGGAAAAAGGTGAGGTACCGCAACAAAGATAATCCGGCTGTAGAATTGATCCGCCAGGTAATTGCCCATAAAGAAGAAAACCGCATTAAGAGTTATAATACTGCTTCTTTCAGGGAGTATGAGAAGATGCTGTTTTCCTTAAGCAATGTTTCGGATAAGTTTAAGAGCAAAAGAATGTTCAGGAATTATCAGTTTCTGTTTCAGGAACAGGATTCTACCTTAATTGGCGGAAAAAACCTGTTACCGGTATATATTCAGGAAAAACTGGCCGATCATTACCTCAGTAAAGATCCTGAAAAGAATAAAACTATTGTTATTGCCGAAAAGCAGGTAAACTTCGATAGCAGGTACATCGATAATAAAGGAATGAAAACTTATTTCGACAGGATGTATCAGGATATCGATATCTATAAAAACAATATTTCGGTGATCAGTAACGAGTTTTTAAGCCCGATTGCAGATGGTGCACCTGCTTTTTATAAGTTTTTTATCACCGATACGTTAAAAAATCAAAAACCACAGGTTATTGAGCTGTCTTTTACCCCCCGCAATACAAATGATATGTTATTCCAGGGGAAAATTTATGTCACCAATGATAGTCATTATGCTGTTACCGGCGCTTCATTTGGCGTCAACAAAAACATTAACCTCAACTTTGTACGTGCACTCAAAGTCGATCTTGATTTTGAAGCCAACAATAAAGGCAAATACAGCTTAAGCAAAAGCAATCTATTGGCCGATTTCGGTATCGGCAAAACCAAAGGAATAGGCTTTACCGGCGAACGTACGGTTACTTTCAAAAATTACCAGTTCGATACCGTATTGCCTGATTCCGTTTTTCAAGGAAAAAGTACGGTTGTGCTGGCAGATGCAGGGAAAAAAGATGATAAGTTTTGGGAGAAAAACAGACTGGATACCATTTCAAAAAATCAGTTGAAGATTTATGGCAATATTGATACCCTGCAGAATCTGCCATCTTTTAAACGCACGATGAAAATCGTAACCCTTTTATTTGCAGGTTATCAGAATCTAGGTCCTTACGAAATTGGTCCGGTAAATACTTTTTACAGTTTTAACAATGTAGAGGGTTTAAGACTGCGGTTTGGAGGCCGAACAACACCTGAACTAAGTAAACGTTATTATTTCGAAAATTACTTAGCCTACGGCATTAAAGATGAGAAATGGAAGTTTTTTCTTTCCGGAACTTATTCACTGAATAATAAATCGATCTACGAGTTTCCTCAAAACTACATCAGGGCCAGTTTTCAGCGCGATACTAAAATCCCCGGACAAGAGCTTCAGTTTGTGCAGGAAGATAATTTTTTACTTTCCTTTAAAAGGGGGGTAAATGATATGTTGCTGTATAACGATTTTTACCGCCTGGATTATGTAAAAGAGTTCGAAAATCACTTTTCTTATAACCTGGGTTTTAAAAAATGGAGCCAGACACCAGCCGGCGGATTGAATTATTTAAATTCAAATAATCAGTTGATAAACAGGTTAACCACAAGCGAAGTCTCGCTACAGTTAAGATACGCCCCGAACGAGAAGTTTTACCAGGGAAAAATATACCGTGTACCCATTGCCGACCGCTACCCGGTATTTAATTTACGTTATACTGCTGGTTTAAAGGGTGTTTTGGGTGGCGAATACAATTATCATAACCTGTTGGGAAGCATTGATAAACGTTTTTATTTATCACAGCTGGGTTATAGTGATGTAACGGTAGAGGGCAGTTACATTGCCGGAAAAGTGCCTTTCCCTTTATTGGATATACATCGTGCCAACCAAACTTATGCCTATCAGCTCAACTCATACAACCTGATGAACTTTCTTGAGTTTGTGAGCGATCATTACGTAAGTATCAATATCGATCATAATTTTAACGGTTTCTTTTTTAATAAAGTGCCTTTGCTTAAACGCTTGAAATTAAGGGAGGTGGTATCGTTTAAGGCTTTATATGGCGGATTGAGGGACGAGAACAATCCAAATTTTCAATCTGGTTTATATCAACTTCCTGTTTACGAAAATGGTGCACAGCGGACTTATGCATTGGGTAATGATCCTTATATGGAAGGTAGTGTTGGGGTGGGCAATATCTTCAAGCTGTTAAGGGTCGATCTGGTAAAACGCTTCAATTACCTCAACCATCCGGAAGTTTCGGAATGGGGAATAAGGGCAAGGGTAAAATTTGATTTTTAA
- a CDS encoding phosphatidylglycerophosphatase A: protein MFIHKFLSTALGIGFIGKGAGTYAAIATCICWHLFQSPYTNPYLWPILSTMFIVMIGIMSADRVEEIWGKDHNRVVIDEVAGMCITLLFVPLQWQYTLIGLVLFRFFDILKPFYIRKLEELPGGWGVMADDILAGIYANMLLQLVVVFDFF, encoded by the coding sequence GTGTTTATCCACAAATTTCTTTCAACGGCCCTGGGCATTGGCTTCATTGGCAAGGGTGCCGGTACTTATGCTGCTATAGCAACCTGTATCTGCTGGCACCTTTTCCAGAGCCCTTATACTAACCCATATTTATGGCCAATACTGTCTACCATGTTCATTGTGATGATCGGGATCATGAGTGCCGACCGGGTAGAAGAAATTTGGGGTAAAGACCATAACAGGGTAGTGATTGATGAAGTGGCGGGCATGTGCATTACCCTGTTATTTGTGCCTTTACAATGGCAGTATACCCTTATTGGGCTTGTTCTTTTTAGGTTCTTTGATATTCTGAAACCCTTTTATATCCGCAAACTGGAAGAACTGCCAGGCGGTTGGGGCGTAATGGCCGACGATATACTGGCAGGCATTTACGCAAATATGCTCCTCCAACTGGTAGTGGTTTTCGATTTTTTTTAA
- a CDS encoding DUF4833 domain-containing protein has translation MEKKLRDSLQQGIYKVINPFVKGLIKIGLTPNAVTTIGLILNIGVAVIFVLGAEKSNRGEMSYIGWGGALVLFAGLFDMLDGQVARLGNMSSKFGALYDSVLDRYSEMIMFLGICYYLVAHHYFLSSLFAFIALIGSMMVSYTRARAEGLGVECKGGLMQRPERVVTIGVFAIACGIAGHFIGGDYKIYVPGISFHVFETMSIFTMPITIMALLTNITAVKRLQEAKKGLEAQEFNERKGNKKAALIAGLVLMTSLGGMLSFNANAQGSDPSPITFPTPKDISNQLFYLQRDPNTNTIICQLNVDKHGVVNKDQPVNVFWMRYGDKGEKKELSYIQRKFAYGIISKNLGNGQFELRFTSHKKLPMYLNKSGADKKYHVFATINNKKMQLERIFLRIEGGTFWFPNVKYVEIKGFDASEPSKVLVERIKV, from the coding sequence ATGGAAAAGAAATTAAGGGACAGCCTTCAACAGGGCATTTATAAAGTGATCAATCCTTTTGTTAAAGGCTTGATTAAAATTGGCTTAACACCTAATGCCGTCACCACAATTGGTTTGATCCTGAATATCGGTGTGGCCGTCATTTTTGTACTTGGTGCCGAAAAATCAAACCGTGGCGAGATGTCGTACATTGGTTGGGGAGGTGCATTGGTACTTTTTGCAGGTTTATTCGATATGCTTGATGGGCAGGTGGCCCGTTTAGGGAACATGAGTTCCAAATTTGGCGCCTTGTACGATTCGGTACTCGACCGCTACAGTGAAATGATCATGTTTTTGGGTATCTGTTATTACCTGGTGGCGCATCATTATTTTTTAAGTTCGCTATTTGCTTTTATTGCGCTCATCGGTTCAATGATGGTGAGTTATACCCGTGCAAGGGCCGAGGGGTTAGGTGTGGAATGTAAAGGTGGTTTAATGCAGCGGCCAGAACGCGTGGTCACCATCGGTGTTTTTGCCATTGCCTGTGGTATTGCTGGTCACTTTATCGGTGGCGATTATAAAATTTATGTGCCGGGCATATCCTTCCATGTTTTTGAAACGATGTCGATTTTTACCATGCCAATTACCATAATGGCTTTATTGACCAATATCACCGCTGTTAAACGGTTGCAGGAAGCCAAAAAAGGCCTTGAGGCACAAGAATTTAATGAAAGAAAAGGAAATAAAAAGGCGGCATTAATTGCGGGACTGGTTTTGATGACGAGTTTAGGTGGTATGCTTTCTTTTAATGCAAATGCACAGGGAAGCGACCCTTCGCCGATTACTTTTCCAACGCCTAAAGACATCAGTAACCAACTTTTTTATCTACAGCGCGACCCGAATACCAATACCATTATTTGCCAGTTAAATGTAGACAAACATGGAGTAGTGAATAAAGATCAACCTGTAAACGTGTTTTGGATGCGTTACGGAGACAAAGGAGAGAAGAAGGAACTGAGTTATATCCAGCGGAAATTTGCCTATGGCATTATCAGCAAAAATCTGGGTAACGGACAGTTCGAACTGCGTTTTACCTCGCACAAAAAATTACCAATGTATCTGAATAAATCGGGTGCAGACAAAAAATACCATGTTTTTGCAACGATTAACAATAAAAAAATGCAGTTGGAGCGAATATTCCTTCGAATTGAGGGTGGTACATTTTGGTTTCCGAATGTAAAATATGTAGAGATAAAAGGTTTTGATGCTTCAGAGCCTTCAAAAGTATTAGTTGAAAGGATTAAGGTGTAG
- a CDS encoding NAD(P)-dependent oxidoreductase has translation MKKRVLITGATGFVGYHLIKSALANGLEVYANVRQATNADHLKDFELNYVDLDFESIYLLKENIEEKKYDYIVHAAAVTKAKNLGDYNRINATYTRNLAVAASKSTHAIEKFIFISSLAALGPLKQKNDKLTEKSASNPVTQYGISKALAETYLAQVSNLPLIIFRPTAVYGPREKDIFILIKIIKAGLELYIGKQEQELSFVYATDLADIIIKALASAVAGKSYNISDGAVYKRSSLAHYVSKALGKKTIKVNVPVPLIKGLAWSMEYLYGVFNKIPALNVDKIKELTALNWNCDINNIQKDFGFVPRFGLEQGLNETINWYRKNNWL, from the coding sequence ATGAAAAAGCGGGTGTTGATTACCGGGGCGACAGGATTTGTAGGGTACCACCTGATTAAATCTGCTTTAGCCAATGGGCTGGAAGTATATGCCAATGTACGTCAAGCAACGAATGCAGATCACCTTAAAGATTTTGAGCTCAATTATGTGGATCTCGATTTCGAATCGATCTACTTACTAAAAGAAAATATCGAAGAGAAAAAATACGATTATATCGTGCATGCCGCTGCAGTAACCAAGGCTAAGAATTTAGGCGATTACAATAGGATCAACGCAACATATACCAGAAATTTAGCTGTAGCTGCTTCGAAATCAACACATGCGATAGAGAAATTTATATTTATCAGTAGTCTGGCGGCTTTGGGTCCTTTAAAGCAAAAAAACGATAAACTGACGGAAAAAAGTGCATCCAATCCGGTGACCCAGTATGGCATCAGCAAAGCATTAGCAGAAACTTATCTGGCGCAGGTTTCCAATCTGCCCCTGATCATATTCAGGCCCACTGCGGTTTATGGCCCACGGGAGAAAGACATTTTCATACTGATCAAAATCATTAAAGCCGGGCTGGAGCTTTACATCGGCAAGCAGGAACAGGAACTCAGTTTTGTATATGCTACCGATCTGGCCGATATCATTATTAAAGCGCTTGCTTCTGCTGTGGCGGGTAAAAGTTATAACATTTCTGATGGGGCAGTTTACAAGCGCTCATCACTTGCTCATTATGTAAGTAAGGCCTTAGGCAAAAAAACAATAAAGGTAAATGTACCTGTACCGTTGATTAAAGGTTTGGCCTGGTCGATGGAATATCTGTATGGCGTATTTAATAAAATACCCGCCTTAAATGTAGATAAGATAAAAGAGCTCACGGCCCTTAACTGGAACTGCGATATTAATAATATTCAGAAAGATTTTGGTTTTGTTCCCAGATTCGGACTGGAGCAGGGACTAAACGAAACCATCAACTGGTACCGTAAAAACAATTGGTTATAA
- a CDS encoding helix-turn-helix transcriptional regulator — protein MQQPLLNKTFSEKNHEEALSLNDGLMAKIHNSNDPHYCSSEPFRVSSYALILITKGKLNIKINFEDYVLNQRDILLVLPHSVYEITDNSSVSFISIHFNKSYLKNKGIFFNSGETYRMSKDVQSHKFSLSKEEYTFIYYDMLALHKKLNVSKDTPQIKNIVHNSFLELLYDIFLLKNKQKDPKPFVHNSRTELTNRFLALVSENFKKEKRVIYYANCLRITPRHLSQVVKQVTDRTAGEIIDEMVIREAKLLLTSHVMNISEVAIELCFSNSSFFGKYFKKQTGVTPSEYKMSNNIAV, from the coding sequence ATGCAGCAACCGTTACTCAATAAAACTTTTTCAGAAAAAAACCACGAGGAAGCGCTTTCATTAAATGATGGCCTGATGGCGAAAATCCACAATAGCAATGATCCTCACTATTGCAGTTCGGAACCTTTCCGCGTTTCGAGTTATGCCCTCATACTCATTACTAAAGGCAAGCTCAATATCAAGATCAATTTTGAAGATTACGTACTTAACCAAAGGGATATTTTACTGGTTTTGCCACATTCTGTTTATGAAATTACAGATAACAGCAGCGTTTCGTTTATCAGTATCCATTTTAATAAGAGCTACCTTAAAAATAAGGGGATATTTTTTAACAGCGGCGAAACATACCGGATGTCGAAAGATGTTCAATCACATAAATTTTCATTATCAAAAGAGGAATACACGTTTATCTATTACGATATGCTGGCACTCCACAAGAAGCTTAATGTTTCAAAAGATACGCCACAGATTAAAAACATTGTGCACAACAGCTTTTTGGAACTTCTTTACGATATTTTCCTCCTTAAAAACAAACAGAAAGATCCTAAACCTTTTGTACATAACAGCCGCACGGAATTAACCAACCGGTTTTTAGCATTGGTGTCAGAGAATTTTAAAAAGGAAAAAAGGGTGATATATTATGCCAACTGCCTGCGGATTACGCCGAGGCATTTATCGCAGGTGGTGAAACAAGTTACAGACAGGACGGCCGGAGAAATTATTGATGAAATGGTAATCAGGGAAGCCAAATTACTATTAACCAGCCACGTAATGAATATCTCGGAAGTTGCGATAGAATTGTGTTTTAGCAATTCTTCATTTTTCGGCAAATATTTTAAAAAACAGACAGGGGTTACCCCTTCTGAGTATAAAATGTCGAATAATATTGCGGTATAG
- a CDS encoding pyridoxal phosphate-dependent aminotransferase family protein: MRKKLQDRIASFKDAAMIKEKGLYPYFRSIESAQDTEVVINGKKVLMFGSNSYLGLTNHPKIKEAAKAAIEKYGTGCAGSRFLNGSLDIHLELENRLADYVGKEAAVLFSTGFQVNLGVISCLLDRNDYLLLDEYDHASIIDGSRLAFARTIKYAHNDMQDLRRKLSRLPEDAAKLIVSDGIFSMEGDLVNLPEMVEIANEFGANIMMDDAHSLGVIGFNGSGTASHFNLTEDVDLIMGTFSKSLASLGGFIAGSTETIEYIKHRARSLMFSASMPPSAVASVISALDIIESEPERIDKLWANTEYAKKLLLNAGFDIGHSNSPIIPIYIRDNTKTFMITNILQQNGVFVNPVVSPAVPSDSSLIRFSLMATHSFEQIESAIEQLSAAFKAVNVELVGSQS, encoded by the coding sequence ATGCGTAAAAAATTACAAGATAGAATTGCCTCTTTTAAGGATGCAGCTATGATAAAGGAAAAAGGATTGTATCCTTATTTCAGGTCGATAGAATCTGCCCAGGATACCGAGGTGGTGATCAATGGAAAAAAGGTATTGATGTTTGGTTCAAATTCCTATTTAGGCCTCACCAATCATCCCAAAATAAAAGAAGCCGCCAAAGCTGCCATCGAAAAATATGGTACAGGTTGTGCTGGTTCGCGGTTTTTAAATGGTTCGCTCGATATTCACCTGGAACTGGAAAACCGTTTAGCCGACTATGTTGGCAAGGAGGCTGCGGTGCTTTTTAGTACTGGTTTTCAGGTCAACTTAGGGGTAATATCTTGTTTACTAGATCGTAACGACTACCTTTTGCTTGATGAGTACGATCATGCTTCGATCATTGATGGTAGCCGTTTGGCTTTTGCCCGTACCATTAAATATGCGCATAATGATATGCAGGATCTTCGCCGCAAATTAAGCCGATTACCTGAAGATGCCGCTAAACTGATTGTTTCAGATGGTATTTTCAGCATGGAGGGCGATTTAGTTAATCTTCCTGAAATGGTAGAAATTGCCAATGAATTTGGTGCCAACATCATGATGGATGATGCACATAGCCTCGGGGTAATTGGCTTTAATGGCTCGGGCACGGCATCACATTTCAATCTTACGGAAGATGTAGACCTGATTATGGGCACTTTTAGCAAATCGCTTGCCTCTCTTGGTGGTTTTATTGCGGGCAGTACCGAGACTATCGAATATATCAAACACCGTGCACGCTCGTTGATGTTTAGTGCCAGTATGCCGCCATCAGCCGTGGCAAGTGTGATTTCTGCATTGGATATCATCGAATCGGAACCTGAACGGATTGATAAACTTTGGGCCAATACAGAATATGCGAAGAAACTTTTGCTCAATGCAGGTTTCGATATCGGGCACAGCAACAGTCCGATTATACCCATCTACATCCGCGATAATACCAAAACCTTTATGATCACTAATATCCTTCAGCAGAACGGGGTTTTCGTTAATCCGGTGGTTTCGCCAGCTGTGCCTTCCGATTCGTCTTTGATCAGGTTTTCTTTGATGGCCACACATAGTTTCGAACAGATTGAGTCGGCAATTGAGCAATTAAGTGCCGCTTTTAAGGCCGTTAACGTAGAACTAGTAGGAAGCCAATCATGA
- a CDS encoding GtrA family protein: MLTYLKAQASSLMASATDFGITIVAVNLFGLWYLAASIIGTISGGVVNFYVNRKWVFQSRSKEVKWQAFRYILVWAGNLAIVTAGVFIFTHFFNLNYVLAKVLSSVLTGISYNYIMQRQFIFTS, encoded by the coding sequence ATGCTTACCTACCTAAAAGCACAGGCATCATCCTTAATGGCTTCTGCAACCGATTTTGGTATCACTATCGTTGCGGTAAATCTTTTTGGACTGTGGTACCTGGCAGCAAGCATCATCGGCACCATTTCGGGCGGTGTGGTTAATTTTTACGTTAACCGCAAATGGGTTTTTCAAAGCCGGTCCAAGGAGGTGAAGTGGCAGGCGTTCAGGTATATTTTGGTGTGGGCCGGCAATCTGGCCATCGTTACTGCCGGGGTATTTATTTTTACCCATTTTTTTAATCTCAATTACGTACTCGCTAAAGTGCTAAGCTCGGTTTTAACCGGCATCAGCTACAATTATATCATGCAAAGGCAGTTTATTTTTACAAGTTAA